The following proteins come from a genomic window of Triticum aestivum cultivar Chinese Spring chromosome 6A, IWGSC CS RefSeq v2.1, whole genome shotgun sequence:
- the LOC123127729 gene encoding transcription factor MYB30 has product MVRAPCCEKMGLKRGPWTAEEDMTLVAHIEQHGHSNWRALPKQAGLLRCGKSCRLRWINYLRPDIKRGNFTSDEEEAIIQLHAMLGNRWSTIAARLPGRTDNEIKNVWHTHLKKRFESSSKPSGQAAPKRKAKKPAVAATASALEGPTSEPAASSPGQSLSMSPGQSLSTSSAADYSMASSLENTGSSSSESEEFQIDDSFWSETLAMSVHSSGSGMETSDTFGVDSASPSSSNDEMDFWVTLFMQAGDIQSLSQI; this is encoded by the coding sequence ATGGTGAGGGCTCCTTGCTGCGAGAAGATGGGGCTCAAGAGGGGCCCGTGGACGGCGGAGGAGGACATGACCCTGGTCGCTCACATCGAGCAGCACGGGCACAGCAACTGGCGGGCGCTGCCGAAGCAGGCCGGCCTGCTGCGCTGCGGCAAGAGCTGCCGCCTCCGGTGGATTAACTACCTGCGCCCCGACATCAAGCGCGGCAACTTCACCAGCGACGAGGAAGAAGCCATCATCCAACTCCACGCCATGCTCGGCAACAGATGGTCCACCATTGCGGCCAGGCTGCCTGGCAGGACGGACAACGAGATCAAGAACGTCTGGCACACACACCTCAAGAAGCGATTCGAATCCTCGTCCAAGCCGTCCGGCCAGGCAGCGCCTAAGCGCAAAGCCAAGAAGCCTGCTGTGGCTGCGACTGCGAGCGCGCTAGAGGGACCGACCTCCGAGCCGGCGGCGTCGTCACCGGGGCAGTCCCTCTCCATGTCGCCGGGGCAGTCCCTCTCGACGTCGTCCGCCGCTGACTACTCGATGGCCTCGTCGTTGGAGAACACGGGCAGCTCTTCCTCGGAGTCGGAGGAGTTCCAGATTGATGACAGCTTCTGGTCGGAGACACTGGCGATGTCGGTGCACAGCTCCGGTTCCGGGATGGAAACCAGCGACACCTTCGGCGTAGATAGTGCATCGCCGTCGTCGAGCAACGATGAGATGGACTTCTGGGTCACACTGTTCATGCAGGCTGGTGACATACAGAGTTTGTCGCAGATTTAG